A section of the Diabrotica virgifera virgifera chromosome 8, PGI_DIABVI_V3a genome encodes:
- the LOC126889668 gene encoding uncharacterized protein LOC126889668 produces the protein MIPGRMDGNQINHTIISKKWTQIVQDVRSYKGANGGTDHILLIAKLKMKIIKANNHKEGKRRKWNIANLKTQETKQQYTEQLEQKLGQYEHIEIEGEWKNIKNSIIETAEQIIGFQKNKESKEWFDKECHQKSQLKHLARNKWLQSAEQEQLDQYRKEKQEALKLYRRKKNTWISEQMQELETNNKDNKKLFE, from the coding sequence atgataccaggaagaatggatggaaaccaaataaatcatactataatttcgaaaaagtggacacaaatagtacaagacgtaaggtcatataaaggggcaaatggaggcactgaccacatattgttgatagcaaaacttaagatgaaaataatcaaagcaaataatcataaggaaggaaaaaggaggaaatggaatatagccaatctgaaaacgcaagaaacaaagcaacaatatacagaacaactggaacagaaattgggtcagtacgagcacatagaaatagaaggagaatggaaaaacataaagaacagcataatagagacagcagaacaaataataggattccaaaaaaacaaagaatcgaaagaatggtttgataaggaatgtcaccaaaaaagtcaactgaagcacctcgcaagaaacaaatggctacaaagtgccgaacaggaacaactggaccaatatagaaaagaaaaacaagaagcattgaaactctatagaagaaagaagaacacatggatctctgaacaaatgcaagaattagaaacgaataataaagacaacaagaaattgttcgaatag